The Sphingobium aromaticiconvertens genome has a segment encoding these proteins:
- the rplT gene encoding 50S ribosomal protein L20 has protein sequence MARVKRGVTTRAKHKRILEQAKGYYGRRKNTIRIARQAVEKAGQYAYRDRKVKKRTFRGLWIQRINAGVRAEGLTYSQFMHGLKLAGVQLDRKVLADIAMHEGEAFSAIIAQAKAALPAAA, from the coding sequence ATGGCACGCGTCAAACGGGGTGTTACCACCCGCGCAAAGCATAAGCGGATATTGGAACAGGCGAAGGGCTATTATGGCCGTCGCAAAAATACCATCCGCATCGCCCGTCAGGCGGTCGAAAAGGCCGGTCAATATGCGTATCGCGACCGTAAGGTTAAGAAGCGCACCTTCCGCGGCCTGTGGATCCAGCGTATCAACGCCGGTGTCCGCGCCGAGGGTCTGACCTATTCGCAGTTCATGCACGGCCTGAAGCTGGCTGGCGTGCAACTGGACCGCAAGGTTCTGGCCGACATTGCCATGCATGAAGGCGAAGCATTCAGCGCCATCATCGCCCAGGCGAAAGCGGCTCTGCCCGCAGCGGCGTAA
- the hisN gene encoding histidinol-phosphatase, with translation MTTREDLALANRLADAAGAAIRPFFRARYDLEYKSDKSPVTEADRAAEAAIRAILEKERPDDGIIGEEYGAIREDAERVWILDPIDGTRSFIAGRPIFGTLIALTQGGWPTIGIIDQPIARERWAGMSGQPTTFNDKPVITRTCRDLDQAILASTAPQLFPDCTGEHFARLAGQCRDTVWGGDCYNYGLVASGHVDIVVEAGLKLHDLAALVPVVEGAGGRMCDWAGDPLTADSDGKVIAIGDPARMDDVLEALSQGHEGHHHG, from the coding sequence ATGACCACGCGCGAAGATCTGGCCCTTGCCAACCGCCTTGCCGATGCCGCTGGCGCGGCGATCCGCCCCTTTTTCCGTGCCCGCTATGATTTGGAATATAAGTCCGACAAGTCGCCGGTGACGGAAGCCGATCGTGCCGCCGAAGCGGCGATTCGTGCGATATTGGAAAAAGAACGCCCCGATGACGGCATCATCGGCGAGGAATATGGCGCGATCCGTGAGGATGCCGAGCGGGTCTGGATATTGGACCCGATCGACGGCACGCGCAGCTTCATCGCCGGGCGACCGATCTTCGGCACGCTGATCGCTCTGACACAGGGCGGCTGGCCGACCATCGGCATCATCGACCAGCCGATCGCCAGGGAGCGTTGGGCCGGAATGAGCGGACAGCCGACCACCTTCAACGACAAGCCGGTGATAACCCGCACCTGCCGCGATCTGGATCAAGCGATATTGGCCAGTACCGCGCCGCAACTCTTCCCCGATTGCACCGGCGAGCATTTCGCCCGGCTGGCGGGCCAGTGCCGCGACACGGTGTGGGGCGGCGACTGCTATAATTACGGGCTGGTGGCATCGGGCCATGTCGACATCGTGGTCGAGGCGGGGCTGAAACTGCACGATCTGGCCGCGCTGGTGCCGGTGGTCGAGGGCGCGGGTGGGCGGATGTGCGACTGGGCGGGCGATCCGCTGACCGCCGACAGTGACGGCAAGGTCATCGCCATCGGCGATCCGGCGCGGATGGACGATGTGCTGGAAGCGTTGTCGCAGGGCCATGAGGGGCATCATCACGGTTGA
- the rpmI gene encoding 50S ribosomal protein L35 has translation MPKLKTKSGVKKRFKFTASGKVKHGVAGKRHRLISHNAKYIRQNRGTSVLSESDVAHVRLWAPYGLK, from the coding sequence ATGCCCAAGCTCAAGACCAAGAGCGGTGTGAAGAAGCGCTTCAAGTTCACCGCTTCCGGCAAGGTCAAGCATGGTGTCGCTGGCAAGCGCCACCGTTTGATCAGCCACAACGCAAAATATATTCGCCAGAACCGTGGCACTTCCGTGCTGTCCGAGTCCGACGTCGCGCACGTCCGCCTCTGGGCACCCTACGGCCTGAAGTAA
- a CDS encoding LysE family translocator, producing MQIGTWWFYVLTVFVVAGTPGPNMLHIMMRSIQVGPRRSGFAMMGCLSAVLLCLFASAFGLGTLLKAEPRLFDVLRYGGVAYLIWLGIKAWRLPVTSPGEAGATRPVQSAGSLYRGGLLIGLSNPKLIIFAAALFPQFVNARAPFAPQLGIMVVTFAAIECFWYALYAMGGRSLARWLEPANRQRLFNRVTGTIFVGFGAALLGHRV from the coding sequence ATGCAGATCGGCACATGGTGGTTCTATGTCCTGACCGTTTTCGTGGTCGCGGGGACCCCCGGTCCCAACATGCTGCACATCATGATGCGCTCGATTCAGGTCGGCCCGCGCCGGTCGGGTTTTGCGATGATGGGGTGCCTGTCGGCAGTGCTGCTGTGCCTGTTCGCCTCTGCATTCGGCCTTGGCACTCTGCTGAAGGCCGAACCGCGCTTGTTCGACGTCCTGCGCTATGGCGGGGTCGCCTATCTGATCTGGCTGGGGATCAAGGCGTGGCGCTTGCCCGTCACATCGCCTGGTGAGGCTGGCGCAACACGTCCGGTCCAGTCGGCCGGATCGCTCTATCGCGGCGGGCTGCTGATCGGCCTCTCCAATCCCAAGCTCATCATCTTCGCTGCCGCGCTGTTTCCGCAGTTCGTCAATGCACGCGCGCCTTTTGCGCCGCAGTTGGGGATCATGGTCGTCACCTTCGCGGCGATCGAATGTTTCTGGTACGCGCTCTATGCGATGGGTGGGCGGTCGCTGGCCCGCTGGCTGGAACCGGCCAACCGCCAGCGGCTGTTCAACCGTGTGACCGGCACGATCTTCGTCGGCTTTGGCGCGGCATTGCTGGGACATCGGGTGTGA
- a CDS encoding VOC family protein: MPGSPVIPGLRYANAPAAIDFLCDAFGFQRHAVYPDEADPTIIHHAQLVFGDGMIMLGSVRDGDAESLITWKTPRELNGVTLCTYLVVPDADAHCLHARNAGAVVVNEPHDNEGYPGRGYEALDPEGNVWSFGTYDPWIDKV, translated from the coding sequence ATGCCCGGTTCACCCGTCATACCCGGCCTGCGCTACGCCAACGCGCCCGCTGCGATCGATTTCCTGTGCGACGCCTTTGGATTCCAACGCCACGCCGTCTATCCCGATGAGGCTGATCCGACCATCATCCACCATGCGCAACTGGTCTTCGGCGATGGCATGATCATGCTGGGCAGCGTTCGCGACGGGGACGCCGAATCGCTCATCACATGGAAGACGCCGCGCGAACTTAATGGCGTGACCTTATGCACCTACCTCGTCGTGCCCGACGCTGATGCGCACTGCCTGCATGCCCGCAATGCCGGCGCGGTGGTGGTGAACGAGCCGCATGACAATGAAGGCTATCCGGGGCGCGGCTATGAGGCGCTGGATCCCGAAGGCAATGTCTGGAGCTTTGGCACCTACGATCCCTGGATCGACAAGGTTTAA